In one Rutidosis leptorrhynchoides isolate AG116_Rl617_1_P2 chromosome 8, CSIRO_AGI_Rlap_v1, whole genome shotgun sequence genomic region, the following are encoded:
- the LOC139861863 gene encoding putative casein kinase II subunit beta-4, which translates to MYRDRGGSSVKPKMVGKGGPLDWKRINDALDKHLEKTSSSPSTSRVLNSSNNHKDKARLSIPSTSAAAKSHHMDHNPSSSTVANPKNKCPDDESETDSEESDVSGSDEDDTSWISWFCNLRGNEFFCEVDDDYIQDDFNLCGLSGQVPYFDYALDLILDADSSHGDMFTEEQNELVESAAEMLYGLIHVRYILTTRGISAMLEKYKNYDFGRCPRVYCCGQPCLPVGQSDIPRSSTVKIYCPKCEDIYYPRSKYQGNIDGAYFGTTFPHLFLMTYGHLKPQKAAQNYTPRVFGFKLHKP; encoded by the exons ATGTACAGAGATCGAGGTGGATCGTCGGTGAAGCCGAAGATGGTAGGAAAAGGAGGGCCGTTAGATTGGAAACGAATCAATGATGCGTTAGATAAACATTTAGAGAAAACATCATCATCACCTTCAACTTCTAGGGTTTTAAATAGTAGTAATAATCATAAGGATAAAGCACGATTGTCTATACCTTCAACTTCTGCAGCTGCTAAATCTCATCATATGGATCACAATCCTTCATCTTCTACTGTTGCTAACCCTAAAAACAAATGCCCTGATG ATGAATCTGAAACAGACAGTGAGGAGTCTGATGTTAGTGGTTCTGATGAGGATGATACATCTTGGATTTCATGGTTTTGCAATTTGCGAGGAAATGAATTTTTCTGTGAAGTTGATGATGATTATATTCAAGATGATTTTAATCTTTGTGGGTTAAGCGGTCAAGTTCCTTATTTCGATTATGCACTTGATCTAATCCTAGATGCTGATTCTTCTCATG GAGATATGTTCACCGAAGAACAAAATGAGTTAGTTGAATCTGCAGCTGAGATGTTGTATGGCCTCATTCACGTTCGATACATATTGACCACCCGGGGAATATCTGCCATG TTGGAGAAGTACAAAAATTATGACTTTGGAAGGTGCCCGAGAGTTTACTGTTGTGGACAACCATGCCTTCCCGTTGGCCAATCAGACATACCACGTTCAAGTACTGTCAAAATATATTGTCCGAAGTGTGAAGATATTTACTACCCTCGATCCAAGTATCAAGGCA ACATTGATGGTGCTTATTTCGGAACCACATTCCctcacttgttcttgatgacttacgGTCACTTGAAGCCACAAAAAGCCGCACAGAATTACACCCCAAGAGTATTTGGCTTCAAGCTACACAAACCATGA